The Capsicum annuum cultivar UCD-10X-F1 chromosome 1, UCD10Xv1.1, whole genome shotgun sequence sequence CCTATTAACCCATAGCATTTTCTATAaggattttttttagtttaaaaaattaaggtACTTAGTAACCTTTATAATTGAAAGTTTGGCTCATAAGTACGATAAATACCTAAAATGCTTCATATGCATTTTTCGGGAACTTTACTAATATATAAGATATAGAAGGCTGTATTAAAATCTGTCCTGTTGAGAGATGATGCTTTGGGTTTGAGATTTTCTGTTGAGAGTCACTACAAAGCAATACAAATCTACAGGGAATTGGCAAAGAGGCATCTCTTCTTTTAACTGTGACATTGTATCTGTTTTTTTTTCTCAAGGAAAAGAGTCAAAGACTATCTATTTTGTTGCCATATGATAGTTCCTCTTTTTACCCAATGCTCTAGATTTCtatggttttttttttcttttaagattaTTTATTGTTCAACTCACCTGAAATCCTTGATAAGTAGCATCTTTCAGGATTAAGTTTGAGAAAAGAAACATAGCTGAACTGAATGCTAAGCAAGTTATTGATCATTGTCTCTTTAGTGTAAAATTTACTTGAATCTATGATTTTCATTGACTTGGCAGTTAATTTTTGACCGATGTTAGATCAAAGTTCGACTCAGATTACTTGGGATTTCCGAAATAATTTGTGACATAACAATTTATGGAATACTATTACTTAGAATTTTCATGAACTTTGGGTTAAACTATAGTCAATATGGATCATTCTTTCTACCTGAACTTATGTGTCAAAATCTTAAATTCTTTACACTTTTCCTGAAAAGATCATGCTTCTTACTATGTGAGATACTTTGTGGATGAAGTACTAAAATCTGAGTTATTTTTTGGATGAAGTACTAACATCTGAGTATTAATGTTAATAGAATGTGTAACGATACTTACAAAAGTTTCGAGTTCCATTTTCAAGTTCTCACTTTAGATACGATAATACCAATTCTAGAATGGTTGGTCTCGACTTCAATAAAAATGTATTGTAAGTTCACAAAACTCTTCAAGATCCATCGTTAAGTTCCGTTTTGAATATTgcaaaaccaacacaaaaatgGGTGTACCTCAATTAATAGTTATTTGTATAAAATGAGACCAGTATCCCCCTGTTCCTTTTGAATTCTCTATCTCCACCTTTGAGGCTGTGGTTTTAATTTGTGGCAATGTGCAGTTTGTGTACACGGCACTTACAAGAAGAACTTGGAGTCAATTTTGGAACATGGGCTCAAACGCATGAAAAGGTTACATGTTCATTTCTCATGTGGCTTGCCAACAGATGGTGAAGTAATTAGTGGTAAGATACCTTGTAGGATCTTGAATCTGTTGCCCTTTGCACTATTTACAAATTCATTGGATTTCATGCTACTGtcataactcttttctcgtgGCAATGATTACAGTAGTTGATGAGTAGAATCCTGACATGATGCACTTTTAAGAATTAAGTTATTGGGCTTTCTTGATCTCCATGACCTTAATATCTTCCTCCATCAGCAGAGAGCTCTTGCCTCTAGATGATTCACCTGAACTTCAACAGTCTTGTTTTGCTTGGGTGACTAAATATTCTTTGTTATTGAACAGGAATGAGGCGAGACGTTAATGTCCTCATCTTTCTTGATGTGAGAAAAGCTTTGGAAGGTAATTGTTTTGATTTGTCATATTCTAGTCAAGTTTCTCTAAAGTATTATGAGAATTCCAATAAAACCGAATCAATTGAAGTATATGTTGGCAATCAAACATATGTTGTGTAGCTTGTAAAAGGTTTCCCAAAAAGtaagtaatatctacaatgagaTATTAGGGAACAATATTTTGACTTCATTTTCAAGAAGTGAGGTCTTAacttatttctatattttatctAGATTCAAAAACTAATCACAAAATGTGAAAGATGCATTCAAAAGTTGATACATGCATAGAAGTCACCAAAATTcgaaaatcctattttttttcgCTGTTTCTAAGAGTTGGTATTGATTGCTTCAGATGGCATGAAGCTTTACATCTCAGAAAACAGAGTTATCTTGACGGAGGGTTTTGATGGTGCGGTGCCAGTGAAGTACTTGCAAAAAATGGAGTCATGGCCGGATAGAAAACCTTTGCTATTATAGAATATGTCGCTTTTTCACTCTCTTCTTACTCCCTTCTTATCCCTCCGTTCCTAGGAGGAAAAAAGAAGCCGGTTATGTAATTGTAATTGGGTTCATGATCTTATGTGTTTTTCCTATAATGTAGTGAGTGAAATGGAGTAGTTAAGATCTGCACCACAAAATGAATTCCACCTTATCTCAGATTGAAAGGAAGTTTTTTATATTCAAGGTGAAGGGTTGAGAATACAGGCACGTTATTCAAATGCTTGTAAATAAACATTGTGATGGAAGATAGCAGGAAAGAATCctttcaatcaaagaaaagaataCTGGCAAAAGCAATCCCATGAGCTAATAGAATTCCTGATTGAACTGCAACCTGTGattgtgaatgcatgaatgattcCTGTTTGAACATTATACCATTTCCACTATTTAAGATAATGAATTTCAGTGTTCACTTTTAACCTTACATCAAATACTGTCCAAACACGGCACTTCCTGTCTATTAGAATACACAGGCAATCATGCAAAAAATTGTTACTACCAAGAGAATCCCAAAAGCAGATAAGGAACAGCAAGCTGAATCACACAAAAGGATAAAAAGGAATAGGAATGGCTAGCTGTATCAATCAAATAGATAAGAATGCAAATGCTTTGTCAGTTGACAGTTTGCAGCTGTCAAAAATTGGTCCTACAAGTGGAAACAAAAGCCACTAGTACATTGTATATTTGGTTGAAGATCATTTTAACTAATAAGCTGCTCAGACTGAAAACAAGATACTTTTCCTAATAGTCACAAGTTGCTAATCGAGAATTCACGTTATTAGACATGATCCACAAACTGAACAAGAAGAATGATGGCATACGTGAAAGCTGCATATACTTCTCTTTTCACTGCTGCAGATACCAAAAATGCTCCAAGCAATTTCCAAAAGTCTGAAAATGGAAATGCATGGAAAGCTCTCGATACAGGCTCCAAGAGGATCCCAAATGTATCTGAATGCTTAGAAAGAGAATGAAATATGGGGTTAGCTATGGACCAAAAACAAAGCTCAGATGATCCTAATACGACCTAATCCTCCTATTTCCTAGAAGTTCCCACTTCTTACGATCTGGATTGAGGAGGTAAATGAGCACACGAGCATTCGCATTTCAGTCCCCAATTTCCGATATTCTCATTTATATTTCGACAGATAAAAGATCACAAATTTACACTACTGCATCAGCATCTTGATCCACCCTGTTACAAAGACCAGAAGTGCAACTTTCTAAAACCAAAGTTGATGATAATACCTAGATAGAATTTAGTCTCAACAGCTAGTAACTCCAAGAGAAGCACATCTCTGAAGTCATTCTATAGTATTGCTACTTATTCAAACAGAATTAGTGCTGTAACTAACCAAATAGTCAATGAAATGGACATTTACACATTAAGCTCACTTCTAAACCGGAAGATAAAAGATGGACCAGATAATTTCTATGAGCCATCAACCAGGTTTTGTGTAATATCAACATAAGAAAGATTGTAAAAGCTAATTTCCAAAAAAGATCAGTTGTTCATGGATATAGCACATTTCTTGATGCCATGAGTGTTTGCATGTTACATCCAAAAGGGAAGAATCATTCTTAGCTTGCAGACATAGAATGCAAAGGTAGAAGAAGATGAAAGGCAAATTTTGTCTTCTTGATCCTGTACGTACTAGTTTTTTGGTTAAGCACTAGGGTCTTGCATACTCagggaaaggaaaaatagaacctAGAGGAGCAGGAGCGTTGCGAGGGGGGTCTCTTCAGGCTTCTTAAACTATCAGTTTGTAATGGTGCTTCTTATTCCTTGCCAACCTTTTTCATAAAGAAATACGCAACAAACAGGGAAAGAACAGCATAAATTATCTATTCTAACTAGTCTAAAACAATCAACCTCCAGtaataaaccacaaaatacaGAATCTTATTTAACCGccaaaataagaaatatacaagCTCCCCATTCATGTAAAAGGATGATCTCAGATATGTCCTGACCAAATAAATCTATGGGAAGAAATCAAGTGTGGAACTATAATGTGCTAATTTTATTAGAACTTAATAAAGATGATACATTATCCGCTGTCCATCAATCAGCAGTGGTCTATCAGTCCTGAATCCTAAAATTGATAAAACTACAACAATTACATTCCAAAAGTAATAAAAGTTGGTTTCAGGTTCCATTTGACACAGATCAAATTGCCCTGCACAAATGTGCATCCACCACGAAACCTCATCATCAGGGAGATCTGATGTGCTCCATATACGGCATCATCAAGATTTATAAAGCAATAAAGTGGGGCAGCGATTGGATATGtgttaaaaaaaaacaatcataGAATCAAAATGAACAAGAATTGAATGATCCTACCGCACAAGAATCCAAAGAATGTATCGATCACTGCACACTCTTCTTTCCATTACCATAGTAATTGATGTACCATCGAACAAATTTCTTCAACCCCGTCTGTAGATCCGTAGTAGGCTTATATCCAAGCTCCTTGTGGGCCGAACTTATATTCGCGTGAGTAAACTGCACATCCCCGTTCCTTGGCAACTTCATCACCAATCTCTTAGCCTTCACCTTTAGCAACCTCTCCAAAATGCTAACAAGATCCGAAACAGGCACAGGCGATGTGTTTCCTAAATTGAACACCCGCAATTGAGCAGGGCCTTTCTTCTTCCCACCACTTCCCGTGCTCTTCTCAGCGGTATCCAATGCTGCCAAACATCCCTTCACTATATCATCAATGTAGGTAAAATCCCTAGCTACCGTCCCATGATTAGCAGCCTCGAATATAGGAATCGATTTTCCCTTCAATATATCCCTTGTGAAAAAGAAGTAAGCCATATCTGGCCTACCCCACGGTCCATACACCGTAAAAAACCTCAATCCAGTTAATGAAAGCCCGTATATATGATTATATGTATGAGCAATTTCCTCACCGGCCTTTTTAGTGGCAGCATAAAGACTAGCAGGCTGATCTGTCCTATCTTTCTCCGAAAAGGGTACCTTAGAATTCAATCCATATACGGAACTAGATGATGCCCATACAATAGCAGGTTGAGGATTAACACTTTTGCAAATTTCAAGAAGATTAACAAGACCAGCAATATTACTATGCACATATGAACCAGGATTTTCCATAGCATAACGTACACCTGCTTGTGCAGCTAAATGCATTACATGACTAAATTGAACAATATCAAATAGTTTCTTTAACAAGGTGGCATCATTAATATCACCCTCAACAACATACACTCCCGTTCGCTCTAAGAGCGCTTGTCGCGCTCTTTTGAGCGAAGGATCATAATAATCATTGAAATTATCCAATCCTAATACACCATCACCACGACGTTTAAGAgcaactgaaacatgagtacCAACAAATCCAGCAGCACCAGTAACCAATACAGATATACCATTTCTTGACCTTACTTTAGCTGAAGCTTTAATCCTTTTCTCCCAAGCTGGACCACCATAGGAGTTTGTTCTTAAAGATCTTCTTGAGAGATCTGAAGAAACAGGGGAGGAGGAGGAAGCAGCTGGGGATCTGTAAAAGAACACAAAGATCAAACCCAAGAAAACAAATGACCAAAATGTCAGCTTAGCTAAGGAAATATGTATCCTTAGCCTATTGTAAGGTGGCTTTTCCATCTTGAACTTTCCTGGGGTTGATGGGATATTGTCAATGTGCTTCATTGGGTACATTAAACTTGCCAAATCTTGCAGATTTGAGCAATACCCACCTTGCCTatttcttctttccaatgaaaaaTCAccaaattttcttgaaaaaaaaaggtgAGGGTTAGGGTTTGAACAATGAAAaagacacttttttttttttgttgttgttgtt is a genomic window containing:
- the LOC107873035 gene encoding UDP-glucuronate 4-epimerase 3, with the translated sequence MYPMKHIDNIPSTPGKFKMEKPPYNRLRIHISLAKLTFWSFVFLGLIFVFFYRSPAASSSSPVSSDLSRRSLRTNSYGGPAWEKRIKASAKVRSRNGISVLVTGAAGFVGTHVSVALKRRGDGVLGLDNFNDYYDPSLKRARQALLERTGVYVVEGDINDATLLKKLFDIVQFSHVMHLAAQAGVRYAMENPGSYVHSNIAGLVNLLEICKSVNPQPAIVWASSSSVYGLNSKVPFSEKDRTDQPASLYAATKKAGEEIAHTYNHIYGLSLTGLRFFTVYGPWGRPDMAYFFFTRDILKGKSIPIFEAANHGTVARDFTYIDDIVKGCLAALDTAEKSTGSGGKKKGPAQLRVFNLGNTSPVPVSDLVSILERLLKVKAKRLVMKLPRNGDVQFTHANISSAHKELGYKPTTDLQTGLKKFVRWYINYYGNGKKSVQ